A portion of the Rhodopseudomonas sp. BAL398 genome contains these proteins:
- a CDS encoding DEAD/DEAH box helicase — protein MPELDQDRLEIAEQLRREVAPEDTLTPIQARSFVRGLQTAWEVPIIQWGTAESRSQLYDARRLLDAAAIFRKVEGEASANAILCYRRAGELLEWLTRANDDLETFVPLELLAAASYQLGGLPAMSAALLGQVRLDSAGRRLYARFLRADFDGVIRTVTAFWRDHLDITDREAPGRLLGDDGEDKVSWYFTVELIRALGAIADALRRGDDQRLDRALAKLSALDKMAVRTLGDDASALVALLYQVAITYRDASIYTPVRALGALNPERASRLEAFARTQFSRKRGILWTSQRHGIARLLEESSFALCTPTGSGKTLVANLALVKELLLREEQDPAPLALYLVPSRALAGEVEAKLTGELGRDLIVTGLYGGSDWGVTDYWLDADRPTVLIATVEKADALMRYLGPLLLRRLRLLIVDEAHQVVPEDNERTQADFAEHSNRSIRLEGFVSRLLAQSPDIVRIALTAVAGGAASPVARWIEGREDAQAVGTRYRSTRQIVGVFETAYGSSGRMLLELMNGRPLFVRGRDEPVYLRLGTPPMPDLSAAMRHSIYRFNELDVLWTALHLIDDDRRILISVAQQPEKTMGWYKDALELESWQDALTFEPPEDDEGRARFDETRAACIDYCGEDSYELALLDQGIATNHGQMPQRLRRLMTDLIDRGICPITVATATLTEGVNLPFDIIFLTALKRRTYDPVNNTPVETPMSAAEFRNLSGRAGRPGASNGMEGITLVAIPRRPASTAPKQIPLQRRQIRALRDDYDALRRRLLAEELEQAEVDSPLALLLQSIADRVRDLLGLQGDAFLEWLEAAIPPDISDEAGRAETSEESRLADSVDELDGILLSAIEEIERLRAEGLEGAAAEDALMQLWRRTFSAYAAAQEEWLERAFVRRGRAIIDDIYPDAEERSRLYQYGFTPYVGRRFEAIAPDMRAVIEAAQDYGSATAEDRLAVFVALGELIAADRGYGFRVRATETDRTLLENWQGVLGWWVLAPEAASPDPSRLRAWQRFVADNIEFRLGVAVGAVVARAWSDGAGDPLTVPSLDAWRETTGLPWFGFWARELLRWGTLDPFVAFALSQGLAQTREAATARREEYETWLDAEYDDLDGEDFIDPQLFLAWERSLPQPERAAGRGNRVPAELTGTTGERGRYRVVPILRDERICWIDAAGYVLAESNREESPFRGRLHRQDFELRTNGEAPFVERSFGG, from the coding sequence ATGCCTGAACTGGACCAGGATCGGCTGGAAATCGCTGAACAGCTTCGACGCGAGGTCGCGCCGGAGGACACGCTAACACCCATTCAGGCGCGATCGTTCGTGCGAGGATTGCAGACCGCATGGGAAGTGCCGATCATTCAATGGGGCACTGCGGAATCCCGAAGTCAACTCTATGATGCGCGGCGCCTGCTCGATGCCGCCGCCATCTTCCGCAAGGTCGAAGGCGAAGCTTCCGCGAATGCAATCCTGTGTTATCGCCGCGCTGGCGAGCTATTGGAATGGCTCACACGCGCCAACGACGATCTGGAAACATTTGTGCCGCTGGAATTGTTGGCGGCAGCATCATACCAACTTGGCGGCTTGCCGGCGATGTCGGCTGCGCTGCTTGGGCAGGTGCGCCTCGACAGCGCCGGAAGGCGACTCTATGCACGGTTCCTGCGCGCCGACTTTGATGGCGTAATCCGCACCGTTACCGCGTTCTGGCGTGATCATCTGGACATCACCGACCGGGAGGCCCCCGGACGCCTGCTCGGTGATGACGGTGAGGACAAGGTTAGCTGGTATTTCACGGTCGAACTGATCCGTGCGCTCGGCGCCATTGCTGACGCCTTGCGCCGCGGTGATGATCAGCGCCTTGACCGCGCGCTCGCCAAGCTATCCGCACTCGACAAGATGGCCGTGCGCACCCTGGGTGACGATGCGTCTGCCCTTGTGGCGCTCTTGTATCAGGTTGCGATTACATATCGGGACGCAAGCATCTATACGCCGGTTCGCGCACTTGGCGCTCTTAATCCTGAACGTGCGTCACGCCTTGAGGCCTTTGCCCGAACCCAGTTCAGCCGCAAGCGCGGCATTCTCTGGACCTCGCAGCGGCACGGCATAGCGCGGCTTCTCGAAGAATCATCATTTGCCTTATGCACGCCCACCGGCTCCGGGAAGACGCTGGTTGCCAATCTCGCGCTCGTCAAGGAGCTGCTTCTGCGGGAAGAGCAAGATCCCGCGCCGCTCGCCTTGTATCTGGTTCCCTCAAGAGCGCTGGCAGGCGAAGTGGAGGCAAAGCTGACGGGGGAACTTGGCCGCGACCTCATCGTGACAGGCCTCTATGGCGGTTCGGATTGGGGGGTGACCGACTATTGGCTTGATGCAGACAGGCCAACTGTCCTCATAGCGACGGTCGAGAAGGCCGATGCCCTAATGCGCTATCTCGGCCCGCTATTGTTGCGCCGCCTGCGGCTCTTAATCGTCGATGAAGCCCATCAGGTCGTTCCCGAGGATAATGAACGGACGCAAGCGGATTTCGCAGAACATTCCAACCGCTCAATTCGGCTTGAAGGATTTGTGTCACGCCTGCTGGCTCAATCTCCGGATATAGTCAGGATTGCGCTGACAGCCGTGGCTGGCGGAGCCGCGTCTCCGGTTGCACGCTGGATCGAGGGTCGTGAGGATGCGCAGGCAGTCGGAACGCGCTACCGGAGCACAAGGCAGATTGTCGGCGTTTTCGAGACGGCATATGGCAGTTCCGGCCGGATGCTGCTTGAACTAATGAACGGGCGGCCGTTGTTTGTGCGTGGACGCGACGAACCCGTTTATCTGCGCCTCGGCACGCCGCCGATGCCTGACCTATCGGCGGCGATGCGCCACAGCATTTATCGATTCAATGAACTGGACGTTCTGTGGACTGCGCTGCATCTCATCGACGATGACCGTCGCATCCTCATTTCGGTTGCCCAGCAGCCAGAAAAGACCATGGGGTGGTACAAGGATGCTTTGGAACTCGAAAGCTGGCAGGACGCGCTGACCTTTGAACCTCCCGAGGACGACGAGGGACGCGCCCGTTTTGATGAGACAAGAGCGGCCTGCATAGACTATTGCGGTGAGGATTCCTACGAGCTCGCACTGCTCGACCAGGGCATTGCTACTAACCACGGGCAGATGCCACAGCGCCTCAGAAGGCTTATGACCGACCTCATCGACCGGGGAATTTGCCCGATCACGGTGGCCACCGCAACTTTGACAGAAGGCGTCAATCTTCCATTCGACATCATCTTTCTCACGGCGTTGAAACGCCGGACATACGATCCGGTGAACAACACCCCCGTTGAAACGCCGATGTCCGCGGCTGAATTCCGCAATCTGTCGGGCAGGGCCGGACGGCCGGGCGCGAGCAATGGTATGGAAGGCATCACACTGGTTGCCATACCCAGGCGGCCTGCATCGACTGCGCCTAAACAGATTCCCTTGCAGCGCCGCCAGATTCGCGCCCTTCGCGATGATTACGACGCGCTCAGGCGCAGGCTCCTCGCGGAAGAACTTGAGCAGGCCGAAGTCGATAGCCCGCTGGCATTGCTGCTGCAGAGCATTGCAGATCGCGTGCGGGACTTGCTTGGATTGCAGGGCGACGCCTTTCTGGAATGGCTTGAAGCCGCAATCCCTCCGGATATCAGCGATGAGGCGGGCCGTGCCGAAACCTCCGAAGAAAGCCGGCTCGCCGATAGCGTGGATGAACTCGACGGGATACTCCTGAGCGCCATCGAAGAAATCGAGCGCCTGCGGGCAGAAGGGCTGGAAGGAGCGGCAGCCGAAGACGCATTGATGCAGCTTTGGCGCAGGACCTTCTCCGCTTACGCAGCAGCCCAGGAAGAATGGCTGGAGCGTGCATTCGTACGCCGTGGACGCGCCATCATCGACGACATTTATCCCGATGCCGAGGAACGCAGCCGGTTATACCAATATGGTTTCACGCCGTATGTCGGGCGGCGGTTTGAAGCAATCGCACCGGATATGAGGGCCGTGATCGAGGCGGCGCAGGACTATGGCAGCGCAACCGCTGAAGACCGTCTTGCCGTCTTCGTCGCGCTTGGCGAACTCATTGCCGCCGATCGTGGGTACGGCTTTCGTGTTCGAGCCACCGAAACCGATCGGACGCTCCTCGAAAACTGGCAAGGCGTGCTGGGATGGTGGGTTCTGGCACCGGAGGCAGCCAGTCCCGATCCGAGCCGACTGCGTGCATGGCAGCGCTTTGTCGCTGATAACATTGAATTTCGGTTAGGCGTAGCAGTAGGCGCCGTAGTGGCACGGGCTTGGTCGGACGGTGCCGGTGATCCGCTGACTGTACCCTCTCTGGATGCTTGGCGTGAAACGACAGGACTGCCGTGGTTTGGCTTTTGGGCGCGGGAATTGCTGCGGTGGGGAACACTCGACCCGTTCGTCGCCTTCGCTCTCTCGCAAGGCTTGGCGCAGACCAGGGAAGCGGCTACCGCTCGGCGGGAGGAATATGAAACCTGGCTGGATG